Proteins encoded within one genomic window of Macaca fascicularis isolate 582-1 chromosome 16, T2T-MFA8v1.1:
- the LOC102133354 gene encoding leucine-rich repeat-containing protein 37A3-like isoform X12 has protein sequence MGHEHLRVARMTPAQCAALACVMFWLRFWGPWPLLTWQLLCLLVKETQPLEWVKDPLQLTSNPLGPPEPRSSRSSHLPWESPHAPTPPADLGDFDYLGPSASSQMSALPQESTENLVPFLDTDSAEELPLGPEQFSAAHQDLNDKLTPEERLPEVVPLLDGDQNQTLVQLPRLKSKVPTADLDRAAGHQADEILVPLDSKISKPTTFIVSPKNLKKDLAERWSLAEIVGIPHRLSKPQREKQTLQDEYSSMDTLYPGSLPPELRVNSDEPPGPPERVGLSQFHLEPETQNPETLEHIQSSLLQQEAPGQLPQLPEEEEPSSTQQEAPALPPASSMESLTLPNREVTVQPPGEDQAHYNLPSITVKPADVEVPMTPEAENETESSEVQQESPGQPPEEVEPSATQQEPPTEPPGPPMELELSPSEQEQPAQPSESSGEVESSPAQQETPAQPPEEMEPSAIQEEALTELPGPPIEAELSPSEQEQPAQPSESSGEVESSPAQQEAPAQPSEHHEVTVSPPGHHQTQHSDFPNVSVKPPDTQLTIATEPSAEVGTSPVLQEATAQLSGPGNDVEPPTIQHGGPPLPPESLEEAGPSAIQQTSVQSPEPVNNENPSPTQQEAAAEHPQTAEEGESSLTQQEAPAQTPELPNVVVAQPPEHHEVAISPLSHDQVQLPTLHHVTVNPVDHVVTMTPDFINQVAMLTQQGAPAQPVMSPEQFQHLKDQQDIITQQLNRPENYELPPVHKEPTTQPPTQLSSNFESSLNDEAIGSPLYMSHLDVDTGLTRPTAVTMRVQPSPVQQDNPPVPTEQADFSLAQPDLPSPLLHPPEKTESPVQQEATAQIPDSPKEAEPSPVQQEFPAEPPKPPKEVDPSATHQEASGPPLKSTEEISPPLQQEIPVQPSEPPEMVELSPVLQQAPTQLLERPKEVESSPVQQAVPAQSSDPPMVIEPSLTQQMAPSLSPEFPQEVEPSLTQQEVPAQIPEPPVEAEPSLTQQEATVQAPEPPKEVEPSRQQMVPVQLPEPSKEVAAQPLAHDEVTGPTPGQDQAQHSTLPSVTVQSLDLGLTIVPEPTMEVEYSTPLKKTIVPAKHLKVTLPHPDQVQTQHSHLTQATVQPLDLGFTITPESTTEVELSPTVQETPTQPPKKVVPQLLVYQEVTIPTPGQDEAQHPMSSSVTVQPLDLRFTITPQPTTEVGHSTPLKKTLVPPKHPKVTLPHPDQVQTQHSHLTQATVQPLDLGLTSTPEPSTEVEPSTALTTTAPPPEHPEVTLPPSDKGQAQHSYLTQATVQSLDLGFIITLEPTKEVELSTALTTTAPPPEHPEVTLPPSDKGQAQHSHLTQVTVQPLALELTITTEPTTEVKPSPTTEETSTQPPDPGLAVTPEPTTETGHSAALETTTAPRPDQVQTLHRKLTEVRDPHTELEPTQDSLVQPESHAQNKALTASEEQKASTTTNICELCTCGDKTLSCIDLSPKQRLRQVPVPEPNTYNGTFTILNFQGNYISYIDGNVWKAYSWTEKLILNENYLTELHKDSFEDLLSLQYLDLSCNKIQSIERRTFEPLPFLQFINLGCNLLTELSFGTFQAWHGMQFLHKLDLGSSQRNSALRSLMVIY, from the exons ATGGGGCATGAGCATCTTAGGGTTGCCAGAATGACTCCCGCTCAGTGCGCAGCACTCGCGTGTGTCATGTTCTGGCTGCGTTTCTGGGGCCCATGGCCCCTCCTCACGTGGCAACTATTGTGTCTACTAGTCAAGGAgactcagcctctggagtgggTCAAGGACCCGCTCCAGCTGACCTCTAACCCCCTGGGGCCGCCTGAGCCCCGGTCTTCCCGCTCCTCCCATCTCCCATGGGAATCTCCCCATGCGCCCACTCCCCCGGCAGACCTGGGGGACTTTGATTACCTGGGGCCCTCTGCTTCCTCGCAGATGTCAGCCCTGCCCCAGGAATCGACTGAAAATTTGGTTCCATTCCTGGACACGGATTCAGCTGAAGAGCTGCCCCTGGGGCCAGAGCAGTTCTCCGCTGCACACCAGGATTTAAATGACAAGCTGACTCCGGAAGAAAGGCTCCCAGAGGTGGTCCCACTGCTGGACGGGGATCAGAATCAGACCCTAGTTCAGCTTCCTCGTCTCAAAAGTAAGGTTCCAACTGCAGATCTAGATCGGGCTGCAGGTCATCAGGCAGATGAAATACTTGTTCCGCTAGACAGTAAGATTTCAAAACCAACCACATTTATTGTTTCGCCCAAGAACCTGAAGAAAGATCTAGCTGAGCGTTGGAGCCTTGCTGAGATTGTTGGAATTCCACACCGATTATCCAAACCTCAGCGTGAGAAACAGACTTTGCAGGATGAATATTCGAGTATGGACACACTGTATCCCGGCAGCCTGCCTCCAGAACTCCGGGTGAACTCAGATGAGCCTCCAGGGCCCCCTGAGCGAGTTGGACTTTCTCAATTCCATCTAGAGCCGGAAACTCAAAATCCAGAGACCCTTGAACACATCCAATCCTCTTTACTCCAGCAAGAAGCCCCAGGGCAGCTTCCACAGCTCCCTGAGGAGGAAGAACCTTCTTCCACCCAGCAGGaggccccagctctgcctccagcATCCTCTATGGAGAGTCTAACTCTACCGAATCGTGAGGTGACAGTTCAGCCTCCAGGTGAGGATCAAGCTCATTATAACTTGCCTAGCATTACAGTTAAACCCGCAGATGTGGAGGTTCCCATGACTCCAGAGGCTGAAAATGAGACAGAATCTTCCGAAGTCCAGCAGGAGTCCCCAGGTCAGCCTCCAGAGGAGGTGGAACCTTCTGCAACCCAACAGGAGCCCCCAACTGAGCCTCCAGGTCCTCCTATGGAGCTTGAACTTTCCCCTAGTGAGCAGGAGCAGCCAGCTCAGCCTTCGGAGTCTTCTGGGGAGGTTGAATCTTCTCCAGCCCAGCAGGAGaccccagctcagcctccagaagAGATGGAGCCATCTGCAATCCAAGAGGAGGCCCTAACTGAGCTTCCAGGTCCTCCTATAGAGGCTGAACTTTCCCCCAGTGAGCAGGAGCAGccagctcagccttctgagtctTCTGGGGAGGTGGAGTCTTCTCCAGCCCAGCAGGAGGCCCCAGCTCAGCCCTCAGAACATCATGAAGTCACAGTTTCACCTCCTGGTCACCATCAAACTCAGCATTCAGATTTTCCCAATGTCTCTGTTAAGCCTCCAGACACGCAGCTCACCATAGCAACAGAGCCTAGTGCAGAGGTGGGAACTTCTCCAGTCCTCCAGGAGGCTACAGCTCAGCTCTCAGGGCCAGGTAATGATGTAGAACCTCCCACCATCCAGCACGGgggcccacctctgcctccagagtcaCTGGAAGAGGCTGGACCTTCAGCAATTCAACAGACTTCAGTTCAATCTCCGGAACCTGTTAATAATGAGAACCCCTCTCCAACCCAGCAGGAGGCTGCAGCTGAGCATCCACAGACCGCTGAGGAGGGTGAGTCTTCTCTAACCCAGCAGGAGGCCCCAGCTCAGACTCCAGAGCTCCCTAATGTAGTTGTAGCTCAACCTCCAGAGCATCATGAGGTAGCAATTTCCCCTCTAAGTCATGATCAAGTTCAGCTTCCAACATTGCACCATGTCACTGTTAATCCTGTGGATCACGTGGTTACCATGACTCCAGATTTCATTAATCAGGTTGCAATGTTAACCCAACAGGGGGCCCCAGCTCAACCCGTAATGTCCCCTGAGCAGTTTCAACATTTGAAAGACCAGCAAGACATTATAACTCAGCAGCTAAATAGACCTGAAAATTATGAACTTCCTCCAGTCCATAAAGAGCCCACAACTCAGCCTCCAACTCAGCTCTCGTCAAACTTTGAAAGTTCACTGAATGATGAAGCAATAGGTTCACCTCTATATATGTCACATCTAGATGTAGATACGGGGCTTACCAGACCTACAGCAGTCACTATGCGGGTACAACCTTCTCCAGTCCAGCAGGACAATCCTCCTGTTCCCACTGAGCAGGCTGACTTTTCTCTAGCCCAGCCTGACCTCCCTTCCCCACTTCTGCATCCTCCTGAAAAGACTGAATCTCCAGTCCAGCAAGAGGCCACAGCTCAGATTCCAGATTCCCCTAAGGAGGCAGAACCTTCTCCAGTCCAGCAAGAGTTCCCAGCTGAGCCACCAAAGCCCCCTAAGGAGGTTGACCCATCTGCAACCCATCAGGAAGCCTCAGGTCCTCCTCTGAAGTCCACTGAAGAGATCAGTCCTCCACTGCAGCAGGAGATACCAGTTCAGCCATCAGAGCCACCTGAGATGGTCGAGCTATCTCCAGTCCTACAGCAGGCCCCAACTCAACTTTTAGAGCGACCTAAAGAGGTAGAATCCTCTCCAGTACAGCAGGCAGTCCCTGCTCAGTCTTCAGACCCCCCTATGGTGATAGAACCCTCTCTGACCCAGCAGATGGCCCCGTCTTTATCTCCAGAGTTCCCTCAGGAGGTGGAACCATCTCTAACTCAGCAGGAGGTTCCAGCTCAGATTCCAGAGCCCCCTGTGGAGGCAGAACCTTCTCTGACCCAGCAGGAGGCCACAGTTCAGGCTCCAGAGCCCCCTAAGGAGGTAGAACCTTCAAGACAGCAAATGGTCCCAGTGCAGCTTCCAGAGCCGTCTAAGGAGGTTGCAGCTCAACCTCTAGCTCATGATGAGGTGACAGGCCCAACACCAGGTCAGGATCAAGCTCAGCATTCAACATTGCCCAGTGTCACAGTTCAGTCTTTGGACCTGGGACTTACCATTGTTCCAGAACCCACTATGGAGGTTGAATATTCTACACCCCTGAAGAAGACTATAGTTCCTGCAAAGCACCTTAAGGTGACACTTCCACATCCAGACCAGGTTCAGACTCAGCATTCACACCTGACTCAAGCCACAGTTCAACCTTTGGACCTAGGGTTTACCATCACTCCAGAATCCACGACAGAGGTTGAACTTTCTCCAACCGTGCAGGAGaccccaactcagcctcctaagaaagTTGTACCCCAACTTCTAGTATATCAAGAGGTTACAATTCCAACACCAGGTCAGGATGAAGCTCAGCATCCAATGTCATCCAGCGTCACAGTTCAACCTTTGGACCTGAGATTTACCATCACTCCACAACCCACTACGGAGGTTGGACATTCTACACCCCTGAAGAAGACTCTAGTTCCTCCAAAGCACCCTAAGGTGACACTTCCACATCCAGACCAGGTTCAGACTCAGCATTCACACCTGACTCAAGCCACAGTTCAACCTTTGGACCTGGGGCTTACCAGCACTCCAGAGCCCAGTACGGAGGTTGAACCTTCTACAGCCCTGACAACTACAGCTCCTCCTCCAGAACACCCTGAGGTGACACTTCCACCTTCAGACAAGGGTCAGGCTCAGCATTCATACCTGACTCAAGCCACAGTTCAATCTTTGGATCTGGGGTTTATCATCACTCTGGAACCCACTAAAGAGGTTGAACTTTCTACAGCCCTGACGACTACAGCTCCTCCTCCAGAACACCCTGAGGTGACACTTCCACCTTCAGACAAGGGTCAGGCTCAGCATTCACACCTGACTCAAGTCACAGTTCAACCTCTAGCCCTGGAGCTTACCATAACTACAGAACCTACTACAGAGGTTAAACCATCTCCAACCACAGAGGAGACCTCAACTCAGCCTCCAGACCCGGGGCTTGCTGTAACTCCAGAGCCCACTACAGAGACTGGACATTCTGCAGCCCTGGAGACGACTACAGCTCCTCGTCCAGACCAGGTTCAGACTCTGCATCGAAAACTGACTGAAGTCAGAGATCCACATACTGAACTAGAACCTACTCAGGACTCACTGGTGCAGCCTGAAAGTCACGCCCAAAATAAGGCTTTAACTGCATCAGAGGAACAGAAGGCCTCCACAACCACCAACATATGTGAACTCTGTACCTGTGGAGATAAGACGCTGTCGTGTATTGATCTCAGCCCAAAGCAGAGGCTCCGCCAAGTGCCTGTGCCAGAGCCCAACACCTACAATGGCACCTTCACCATCTT aaatttCCAAGGAAACTATATTTCATACATTGATGGAAATGTATGGAAAGCATACAGTTGGACCGAGAAACT aattctgaatgaaaattatttgacTGAATTACATAAAGATTCATTTGAAGACCTGCTATCCCTCCAGTATTT agaTTTATCCTGCAATAAAATACAGTCTATTGAAAGACGTACATTTGAACCACTACCATTTTTGCAGTTTAT aaatcttGGTTGCAATTTACTCACAGAACTGAGCTTTGGAACATTTCAGGCCTGGCACGGAATGCAGTTTTTACACAAGTT AGACCTAGGTAGTTCCCAAAGGAATAGTGCTTTACGAAGTCTAATGGTGATTTATTAg
- the LOC102133354 gene encoding leucine-rich repeat-containing protein 37A3-like isoform X13 codes for MGHEHLRVARMTPAQCAALACVMFWLRFWGPWPLLTWQLLCLLVKETQPLEWVKDPLQLTSNPLGPPEPRSSRSSHLPWESPHAPTPPADLGDFDYLGPSASSQMSALPQESTENLVPFLDTDSAEELPLGPEQFSAAHQDLNDKLTPEERLPEVVPLLDGDQNQTLVQLPRLKSKVPTADLDRAAGHQADEILVPLDSKISKPTTFIVSPKNLKKDLAERWSLAEIVGIPHRLSKPQREKQTLQDEYSSMDTLYPGSLPPELRVNSDEPPGPPERVGLSQFHLEPETQNPETLEHIQSSLLQQEAPGQLPQLPEEEEPSSTQQEAPALPPASSMESLTLPNREVTVQPPGEDQAHYNLPSITVKPADVEVPMTPEAENETESSEVQQESPGQPPEEVEPSATQQEPPTEPPGPPMELELSPSEQEQPAQPSESSGEVESSPAQQETPAQPPEEMEPSAIQEEALTELPGPPIEAELSPSEQEQPAQPSESSGEVESSPAQQEAPAQPSEHHEVTVSPPGHHQTQHSDFPNVSVKPPDTQLTIATEPSAEVGTSPVLQEATAQLSGPGNDVEPPTIQHGGPPLPPESLEEAGPSAIQQTSVQSPEPVNNENPSPTQQEAAAEHPQTAEEGESSLTQQEAPAQTPELPNVVVAQPPEHHEVAISPLSHDQVQLPTLHHVTVNPVDHVVTMTPDFINQVAMLTQQGAPAQPVMSPEQFQHLKDQQDIITQQLNRPENYELPPVHKEPTTQPPTQLSSNFESSLNDEAIGSPLYMSHLDVDTGLTRPTAVTMRVQPSPVQQDNPPVPTEQADFSLAQPDLPSPLLHPPEKTESPVQQEATAQIPDSPKEAEPSPVQQEFPAEPPKPPKEVDPSATHQEASGPPLKSTEEISPPLQQEIPVQPSEPPEMVELSPVLQQAPTQLLERPKEVESSPVQQAVPAQSSDPPMVIEPSLTQQMAPSLSPEFPQEVEPSLTQQEVPAQIPEPPVEAEPSLTQQEATVQAPEPPKEVEPSRQQMVPVQLPEPSKEVAAQPLAHDEVTGPTPGQDQAQHSTLPSVTVQSLDLGLTIVPEPTMEVEYSTPLKKTIVPAKHLKVTLPHPDQVQTQHSHLTQATVQPLDLGFTITPESTTEVELSPTVQETPTQPPKKVVPQLLVYQEVTIPTPGQDEAQHPMSSSVTVQPLDLRFTITPQPTTEVGHSTPLKKTLVPPKHPKVTLPHPDQVQTQHSHLTQATVQPLDLGLTSTPEPSTEVEPSTALTTTAPPPEHPEVTLPPSDKGQAQHSYLTQATVQSLDLGFIITLEPTKEVELSTALTTTAPPPEHPEVTLPPSDKGQAQHSHLTQVTVQPLALELTITTEPTTEVKPSPTTEETSTQPPDPGLAVTPEPTTETGHSAALETTTAPRPDQVQTLHRKLTEVRDPHTELEPTQDSLVQPESHAQNKALTASEEQKASTTTNICELCTCGDKTLSCIDLSPKQRLRQVPVPEPNTYNGTFTILNFQGNYISYIDGNVWKAYSWTEKLDRVFLLCPPGWSAVAQSHLTAAFNSQVQVILPPQPPR; via the exons ATGGGGCATGAGCATCTTAGGGTTGCCAGAATGACTCCCGCTCAGTGCGCAGCACTCGCGTGTGTCATGTTCTGGCTGCGTTTCTGGGGCCCATGGCCCCTCCTCACGTGGCAACTATTGTGTCTACTAGTCAAGGAgactcagcctctggagtgggTCAAGGACCCGCTCCAGCTGACCTCTAACCCCCTGGGGCCGCCTGAGCCCCGGTCTTCCCGCTCCTCCCATCTCCCATGGGAATCTCCCCATGCGCCCACTCCCCCGGCAGACCTGGGGGACTTTGATTACCTGGGGCCCTCTGCTTCCTCGCAGATGTCAGCCCTGCCCCAGGAATCGACTGAAAATTTGGTTCCATTCCTGGACACGGATTCAGCTGAAGAGCTGCCCCTGGGGCCAGAGCAGTTCTCCGCTGCACACCAGGATTTAAATGACAAGCTGACTCCGGAAGAAAGGCTCCCAGAGGTGGTCCCACTGCTGGACGGGGATCAGAATCAGACCCTAGTTCAGCTTCCTCGTCTCAAAAGTAAGGTTCCAACTGCAGATCTAGATCGGGCTGCAGGTCATCAGGCAGATGAAATACTTGTTCCGCTAGACAGTAAGATTTCAAAACCAACCACATTTATTGTTTCGCCCAAGAACCTGAAGAAAGATCTAGCTGAGCGTTGGAGCCTTGCTGAGATTGTTGGAATTCCACACCGATTATCCAAACCTCAGCGTGAGAAACAGACTTTGCAGGATGAATATTCGAGTATGGACACACTGTATCCCGGCAGCCTGCCTCCAGAACTCCGGGTGAACTCAGATGAGCCTCCAGGGCCCCCTGAGCGAGTTGGACTTTCTCAATTCCATCTAGAGCCGGAAACTCAAAATCCAGAGACCCTTGAACACATCCAATCCTCTTTACTCCAGCAAGAAGCCCCAGGGCAGCTTCCACAGCTCCCTGAGGAGGAAGAACCTTCTTCCACCCAGCAGGaggccccagctctgcctccagcATCCTCTATGGAGAGTCTAACTCTACCGAATCGTGAGGTGACAGTTCAGCCTCCAGGTGAGGATCAAGCTCATTATAACTTGCCTAGCATTACAGTTAAACCCGCAGATGTGGAGGTTCCCATGACTCCAGAGGCTGAAAATGAGACAGAATCTTCCGAAGTCCAGCAGGAGTCCCCAGGTCAGCCTCCAGAGGAGGTGGAACCTTCTGCAACCCAACAGGAGCCCCCAACTGAGCCTCCAGGTCCTCCTATGGAGCTTGAACTTTCCCCTAGTGAGCAGGAGCAGCCAGCTCAGCCTTCGGAGTCTTCTGGGGAGGTTGAATCTTCTCCAGCCCAGCAGGAGaccccagctcagcctccagaagAGATGGAGCCATCTGCAATCCAAGAGGAGGCCCTAACTGAGCTTCCAGGTCCTCCTATAGAGGCTGAACTTTCCCCCAGTGAGCAGGAGCAGccagctcagccttctgagtctTCTGGGGAGGTGGAGTCTTCTCCAGCCCAGCAGGAGGCCCCAGCTCAGCCCTCAGAACATCATGAAGTCACAGTTTCACCTCCTGGTCACCATCAAACTCAGCATTCAGATTTTCCCAATGTCTCTGTTAAGCCTCCAGACACGCAGCTCACCATAGCAACAGAGCCTAGTGCAGAGGTGGGAACTTCTCCAGTCCTCCAGGAGGCTACAGCTCAGCTCTCAGGGCCAGGTAATGATGTAGAACCTCCCACCATCCAGCACGGgggcccacctctgcctccagagtcaCTGGAAGAGGCTGGACCTTCAGCAATTCAACAGACTTCAGTTCAATCTCCGGAACCTGTTAATAATGAGAACCCCTCTCCAACCCAGCAGGAGGCTGCAGCTGAGCATCCACAGACCGCTGAGGAGGGTGAGTCTTCTCTAACCCAGCAGGAGGCCCCAGCTCAGACTCCAGAGCTCCCTAATGTAGTTGTAGCTCAACCTCCAGAGCATCATGAGGTAGCAATTTCCCCTCTAAGTCATGATCAAGTTCAGCTTCCAACATTGCACCATGTCACTGTTAATCCTGTGGATCACGTGGTTACCATGACTCCAGATTTCATTAATCAGGTTGCAATGTTAACCCAACAGGGGGCCCCAGCTCAACCCGTAATGTCCCCTGAGCAGTTTCAACATTTGAAAGACCAGCAAGACATTATAACTCAGCAGCTAAATAGACCTGAAAATTATGAACTTCCTCCAGTCCATAAAGAGCCCACAACTCAGCCTCCAACTCAGCTCTCGTCAAACTTTGAAAGTTCACTGAATGATGAAGCAATAGGTTCACCTCTATATATGTCACATCTAGATGTAGATACGGGGCTTACCAGACCTACAGCAGTCACTATGCGGGTACAACCTTCTCCAGTCCAGCAGGACAATCCTCCTGTTCCCACTGAGCAGGCTGACTTTTCTCTAGCCCAGCCTGACCTCCCTTCCCCACTTCTGCATCCTCCTGAAAAGACTGAATCTCCAGTCCAGCAAGAGGCCACAGCTCAGATTCCAGATTCCCCTAAGGAGGCAGAACCTTCTCCAGTCCAGCAAGAGTTCCCAGCTGAGCCACCAAAGCCCCCTAAGGAGGTTGACCCATCTGCAACCCATCAGGAAGCCTCAGGTCCTCCTCTGAAGTCCACTGAAGAGATCAGTCCTCCACTGCAGCAGGAGATACCAGTTCAGCCATCAGAGCCACCTGAGATGGTCGAGCTATCTCCAGTCCTACAGCAGGCCCCAACTCAACTTTTAGAGCGACCTAAAGAGGTAGAATCCTCTCCAGTACAGCAGGCAGTCCCTGCTCAGTCTTCAGACCCCCCTATGGTGATAGAACCCTCTCTGACCCAGCAGATGGCCCCGTCTTTATCTCCAGAGTTCCCTCAGGAGGTGGAACCATCTCTAACTCAGCAGGAGGTTCCAGCTCAGATTCCAGAGCCCCCTGTGGAGGCAGAACCTTCTCTGACCCAGCAGGAGGCCACAGTTCAGGCTCCAGAGCCCCCTAAGGAGGTAGAACCTTCAAGACAGCAAATGGTCCCAGTGCAGCTTCCAGAGCCGTCTAAGGAGGTTGCAGCTCAACCTCTAGCTCATGATGAGGTGACAGGCCCAACACCAGGTCAGGATCAAGCTCAGCATTCAACATTGCCCAGTGTCACAGTTCAGTCTTTGGACCTGGGACTTACCATTGTTCCAGAACCCACTATGGAGGTTGAATATTCTACACCCCTGAAGAAGACTATAGTTCCTGCAAAGCACCTTAAGGTGACACTTCCACATCCAGACCAGGTTCAGACTCAGCATTCACACCTGACTCAAGCCACAGTTCAACCTTTGGACCTAGGGTTTACCATCACTCCAGAATCCACGACAGAGGTTGAACTTTCTCCAACCGTGCAGGAGaccccaactcagcctcctaagaaagTTGTACCCCAACTTCTAGTATATCAAGAGGTTACAATTCCAACACCAGGTCAGGATGAAGCTCAGCATCCAATGTCATCCAGCGTCACAGTTCAACCTTTGGACCTGAGATTTACCATCACTCCACAACCCACTACGGAGGTTGGACATTCTACACCCCTGAAGAAGACTCTAGTTCCTCCAAAGCACCCTAAGGTGACACTTCCACATCCAGACCAGGTTCAGACTCAGCATTCACACCTGACTCAAGCCACAGTTCAACCTTTGGACCTGGGGCTTACCAGCACTCCAGAGCCCAGTACGGAGGTTGAACCTTCTACAGCCCTGACAACTACAGCTCCTCCTCCAGAACACCCTGAGGTGACACTTCCACCTTCAGACAAGGGTCAGGCTCAGCATTCATACCTGACTCAAGCCACAGTTCAATCTTTGGATCTGGGGTTTATCATCACTCTGGAACCCACTAAAGAGGTTGAACTTTCTACAGCCCTGACGACTACAGCTCCTCCTCCAGAACACCCTGAGGTGACACTTCCACCTTCAGACAAGGGTCAGGCTCAGCATTCACACCTGACTCAAGTCACAGTTCAACCTCTAGCCCTGGAGCTTACCATAACTACAGAACCTACTACAGAGGTTAAACCATCTCCAACCACAGAGGAGACCTCAACTCAGCCTCCAGACCCGGGGCTTGCTGTAACTCCAGAGCCCACTACAGAGACTGGACATTCTGCAGCCCTGGAGACGACTACAGCTCCTCGTCCAGACCAGGTTCAGACTCTGCATCGAAAACTGACTGAAGTCAGAGATCCACATACTGAACTAGAACCTACTCAGGACTCACTGGTGCAGCCTGAAAGTCACGCCCAAAATAAGGCTTTAACTGCATCAGAGGAACAGAAGGCCTCCACAACCACCAACATATGTGAACTCTGTACCTGTGGAGATAAGACGCTGTCGTGTATTGATCTCAGCCCAAAGCAGAGGCTCCGCCAAGTGCCTGTGCCAGAGCCCAACACCTACAATGGCACCTTCACCATCTT aaatttCCAAGGAAACTATATTTCATACATTGATGGAAATGTATGGAAAGCATACAGTTGGACCGAGAAACT agacagggtcttcttactttgtcccccaggctggagtgcagtggcacaatcacatctcactgcagccttcaactcccaggtgcaagtgatcctcccacctcagcctcccaggtag